One Peromyscus leucopus breed LL Stock chromosome 6, UCI_PerLeu_2.1, whole genome shotgun sequence genomic region harbors:
- the LOC114683136 gene encoding UDP-glucuronic acid decarboxylase 1-like, producing MASKNNTHCYLELQVPPCLPLRIIKMAGEGVEVRVARIFNTFGPRMYMNDGWVVSNFLLQALQGESLKVYGSASQTRALQYVSDLVNGLVIMNSNVSNPVTLGNPEEHTILKFAQLIKNLVGSGSEIQFLSEAQDDPQKRKPDIKKAKLVLGWEPVVPREEGLNKAIHDFQKELGYQANNQYIPKPKPG from the exons ATGGCTTCCAAGAATAATACCCATTGTTACCTTGAACTGCAGGTCCCACCCTGCCTCCCACTCCGGATTATTAAAATggcag gGGAAGGTGTGGAAGTACGGGTGGCAAGGATCTTCAACACCTTCGGGCCACGAATGTACATGAATGATGGGTGGGTGGTCAGCAACTTCCTCCTACAAGCACTGCAGGGGGAGTCGCTGAAGGTATATGGATCTGCGTCTCAGACAAGAGCACTCCAGTATGTCAGTGATCTGGTGAATGGCCTGGTAATCATGAACAGCAATGTCAGCAACCCTGTCACCTTGGGGAACCCAGAAGAACACACAATCCTGAAATTTGCCCAGTTAATTAAAAACCTTGTTGGTAGTGGAAGTGAAATTCAGTTTCTCTCTGAAGCCCAGGATGACCCACAGAAAAGAAAGCCAGACATCAAAAAAGCAAAGCTGGTACTGGGGTGGGAACCTGTGGTCCCACGGGAGGAAGGGTTGAACAAAGCCATCCACGACTTCCAGAAGGAGCTAGGGTACCAGGCCAATAACCAGTACATCCCCAAACCtaagcccggctag